Part of the Henckelia pumila isolate YLH828 chromosome 2, ASM3356847v2, whole genome shotgun sequence genome is shown below.
TTTTCAGCTATGTTAATGGGATGATTTCCTTTCTTTAGGGTGAAtagtttttccttcttttttttgTTGATATTTGTATtagtattataaatataaatttatattgatATCAAATTAACAGACCAAATTGATTAATGGTTAGTATACGTgactaaaatttaattaatagtatAGAATAAATGGGAAAAGATTCAGTTACTTAGGAAAATCGGCTTTAATTTCTTGTTCTGTTTCATTTAAGTTGGCTGACCATTGAACGTGCAAATTAAAGTTGGGTTCATTTAAGTAAAcaagaattgaaggaattaGAGAGAAAACAAAGCAATGAATATCGAGTTAACAATCAACATCATCATATCCATAGCCATCATAAGACCACGTTCTCCTCCTACGCTTCACAAACCGGGCTAGTTTTCCGGAAGACcttcatttttttataaaaatataaaaataaaaatatcaatgcTTTTTTTTCAGGCTActtttttcaatcaaattttttttggtccactaatttttttctttttttgggttttggtttattatttttcaaagtGTCATGGTCATGGTCAGCTTTCCGACGAAATATGActataaaacaaaaataatgaaaGACGACGTGTTTGCCGGTTGCCCGCCAGTCCGCTTGCCATAACGGTTAGAGTTCAAATCCCGATAAAATCAAAACCATCCCCATTagtattgaaaaaaaaaaagaagaagaaaagaaaagcgTTTTCCTCAGAAATTTTGGTTACTCATATTAATTTACAATGGAAATGACATTTGCTGGATGTATTGTACATTTATATTCAATGacataatcaaatcattgaGTTACCAGTTGGCCAAACAATTTGTAGATAACTAATTAGCAGCTGTGCTGCAAACTTTTCTTCATGTATGTGTCTTCCTTGTACTTCAAATAAAAGGGAAGATCGAGAGCTTTCTCCGCGATTTCTCTGTCCTCGTAAATCTTTGCCATCAGGGTTTCGAGTGATGGGAAATTGGCATGTATGATCATTAACGCCTGAGAGTTATGATCCAACATCAATTTCACAATTGTCCAAATCAGTTAAAGAAATTATGGAGTTTATGAATCCGACACTAAGGTAGTATTTGAGACAGCTTCTAAGAAGTACTTCTTAGCTTTTCTAAAAGTTTTCCCAAATACTACCTAAATGTCGGTTCCATTACAGAAGGAAAACCATGACACACAAACAATGAAAATGAAGTTATGTCGTACCTCAGGCCTTATATAGCCAACAATAGCAAGTTGCAACTCCTCTCCGTAGAAGTCCTCGTCGAAATCGTGAAGCAGCCATGGCTCCTGTAGTCATTTTGTACATCAAGATCAAGAATGTCGCAGCAAATAAAGAAAAGGCCTAGCAAGTAAATGTTTAAAATAAAGACTAAAGAGCTGTGCGATTATATTTGGCTCACTATGGTTTTCTCCGCGTTGTTGAAGTAAGGGTTCCAACCAATGCTCATGACCATCTTGTAAACACCTTGGGTGGCTAAACAGGCCCAACCAAAATAAACTCCTGAAGGATGATCGGAAAGTAGAGCCGAGTAGCCTTCCGTGGACAAATTAGCTGGAGTGATTATAtataacaacaacaaaaaatctGAGTTAGAAATCTAACTGTTTTGGACCACCCAAACTCACACTCACACTCACAATCACAATCACAATCACAATCGCAATCACAATCACAAATCACAATTGATTGAACTGATTATGAGTAGCCGCAACTTAACATAAAATAGAAAGTTGCTATCAGTGGTGGAGGTATGTACTTGTTTACTAAGCAAATCGAACCACCTAAAACAGAACTACATTCAACCGAACCAAATCGAATACATTTTTACCGACCAAGCTAACCAGCACAATTTAACATCAAAACGAagataattaaaataactgaaatgGTAAAACTTATGACCGAAACAGGCAAATTCATTCTCTTGCATGGTTTCTTCAGTCTGTTCAGTTTTGAGGAAAAATAGTCACAATGGCCAAACTGAATTGCCAATTTAGTTGATCCGAGCTTCTATACATCCCTTAGCAAGGTTAGACTTGAAAAGATAGAGAAATCAAAACCTGTAGGGATTCCAAGGACCTTTGAGCCACGGCCAAAACCTTTGATGACAGGACCACCAATGTACCAAGGTTCTATTGGTAAAGTACCTTCAACCCCTGTACCAATGACAGGGTCAACACACAGTGGTAATGGACAATGCCACGGAAAAAAAAACCCGCTGACTCAGTCTTCAAACGCAGGCAGGCCCCACTTGTCTGGTTGAAAATCTAGCAGAGAGTTGATGACCTCATTGGCTGAGGTGAAAAGTTGGGACTGTTTAGGGAGGGATGGAACAACAACTACGTCCATTCCAGCCTCCTTAGCAGCAATAACACCGGGCCTAGCAAATGGTAAAGAATTCATGAAATAACAAACTAAAAGACTGACTGCTCTTGGATGGTCCATGGATTTATTTGGATTGAAATCTATTAATAAGCAAGGCATACAgataaaaatcataataataaaaagacaaaaataaatatatataaaaaaatttggatGCCTTGTCATGAATCCAACTGGAATTAAGATGGGCTTTTTTAAATCATGGCAATGTGTCTACCAATGCATCGGCTATAGTAGTTGACAGAAGTATAATGAACGAAGTTAAAATGAGACTTCCTTTAATGAGAAAAAAACATCCAGAAATAAGATGCTTACAACGAATCTTCAATTACAAGACAGCTTGAAGGATCCAGCTTGCTGCTTCAATATATCTTCAACAGTATGccaacacaaacaaacaacaTGAGCATTGAATTTCTGTACGACTAACATCTACGAGTCACAAGATCTAGTTGCAGTTATTCCAACTTACATTTCAGGATATGGCTTCCCACTCTTGACCTCGTCACCTCGTCACCTCCTATAATAAAAGAGAGATTCTTTCcaacctaaaaattcaaaatcaagCTGAAGTGAACAAAATAATGCATTAAAATGTTGTGATCATTGATCAAGAATAAATACCCTGGTGGTGGGATATCTTGGTTTCACTATTTTCCTTTGGAGAATTTGAAGCCAGGTTCAATATAAACGACCACACAGGGTCTCGATCGGAAAAGTGTTGAGTTACAGTAAGAACATTGTTTCCGAAGCAGAATGAAATAAATACAAGAAAAATGATAAAAACTAGGGATCGACCGCATTCTTTGGCCCGGCCTCATCCTCCTCCTGGTCGGACTTTTCCTTGTAGAGCATGTCATCTAGGGCCTTTGCGGAGTCCAGGAAGGTGGCGGGGTATTCAACCTCAGAATAACCATTAGCTCGGAATTGAACAAAAAAACCCTTTGAAGCCATCTTCAAAGAAAACCAATGCTTTGCTTGCACAGAGGTCGGCAAACTCCGGGGTTTCAAGAAACTCCTCTTTTTTCCGAGCCCAACCTGCCTCGACGGCCGCCTCGATCCCCTTGTCCTTATCCCGGAGTGTATCTTTTAGCTCGGCAATCCGCTTTTTGGCCCCCTCCCATCCATCCTGAGCCGTTTCTATATCAGCTCGCATGTTGTACACTTCCTGGTCATGCTTGGACTGTATATGGCGCATCTCCTCAGTCAGCTCGCCAATCCGCTTCACGATCGCAAGGCACTCTCTTCAGCCTCAGCACGGGCCTTGATGGCTCGGGCGGTGATTTCACACGCCCAAGCAAGGGCCTGCATAAGGAAAGCAAATGTGATACATTAAGTCTAAAAAAGAAAGCCCAGACTATATGTtggaaataaagaaaaataagaTACCTGCATAAAGCTTAGGGCCATTGACTCTTCCGCCATCTGGTCCGAGACGGACTGAACCACCTCCAAATCCGTAGAGGAAACCAAGTGCTGGAGGATATTCAGACTCCCGGGCCCATCGGGTTTGGAAAAAAAGGAGACCCTGGGGTTGTACGGATGATGGGGATCTCCTCGAGCCAAGTCTTCGGGAAACATACCGACCCCCACTGCAGAGGACTTCTCTTTTCCGCGGGACGAGGCCTCAGAATCACCAACGGGGACGAATTGTTGCCTCCCCGAACCGCCCTCTGTTCGGGCTCTTTTTGATGACTTCCGCTCCATGGGCTCGAGAGAAGGCAGCTCGGACTCAGTTGTCACAACGAAAGCCTCggacttcttcttctttgatGCGATTGTCACAAAATGACTGCCCGGGGATGGGTAAATTCCCGGCGGAAAAGGTAGATAAAGATACAAAATATATGAATATCTTATCCGTTTGGAGACGAAGTTCTACCAATATTTTTTAGAGAGTGAGTCCATAGCCTTACCTTGCCCGAGGATGGGCTTTTATACTCGCCCACCCGGGTCCTCAATGATTACTGGGTATGGCCTTACTGACAACTTTTAGGGTGATAAGATGGTTATCACGTGTGATTTAGACCCCCACAATTTTCGGACAGAGCCCACTCCTTTGGATCCTGTTTAGTAATGATTGGATTTGTGATTTGAACCTAACACACTTCAAATAAACGTGGCCGTTTTCTGGCCCTAAAAATAGAAAGGCCGGGGCCCCACTGgttttcctttcctttcctaacttccgaaggcttactccggGAGGTTCTAGCTCCCAGGCCCCTTACCCGGGTTCCTTTCGATCTCCTATATCGGTCCGGGTGCTAAGGCCTCCCAGGTTAAGCCTTCCTCGTAGATCCCAGGTTACTGCCACCCAGTCCCGGGTTCCTTAATATGTTGCGGTTACACCATCCTCTCGGATCCAATCCACCTGGGGTATCGTAATATGATATCACCACActtcctaaagatagtcggctaggacctgctccgctgtcccgagaAGCTAATACCATCTTCCCGGGTCCAATCCACTCGAGGTATCGTCATCCCGAGTATGTGATATCACCACActtcctaaagatagtcgggctaggacctgcttCGCTGTCCCGAGAAGCTAATACCATCTTTTCGGGTCCAATCCACCCGGGGTATCGTAATATGATATCATTCTTCAACCTCTTCATGGCAGCTCGGATATCCGCAGGCATTTCAGTTCGGCCTATTCTCTCGTCTGCATAAAAGTTTGAACAGAAAGAAAGTCAATAGCAACACATAACAGGCATAAATGAAAGGTTAAGAGTGAAGGTCCCTACCCAAATCACCTCGGAACTCTACTCCCTTCCTACAGAAGGGATACTTGCAGATAGAGGCGGATATTCTACACCCGGGGTGTCATGCCCCCccgaaatattttaaaattcttggttttatatatgtattttttgtgATTAGTGTATGTATATCAAGTTAATATATTCAACAAGTTAGAAGTTTAGCTTAGTTGGTAAAGTAATTGGAATTTTGAAAAGGTGCAGGTTCGTTCGATTCTCAAGACCCACACTtcatctttcattttttttttgcgcACTTCAATACTTCATCTTTCATTTTGAGATTAACACTTTGTACttcattttcattttaaaaaaaatggatttgcTTTTATTATTCTAGTGAGTTAATATATTGTTAGTgtaaaaaaaagataaattttAATCTCATTATTGAATTAGCTTTTATTTAGGTGACTGAACTTTTGTCTTGCTTATTCATTGAGGTTATGTGTGACATCTCCCATAAACCAAAacccaatttttaaaatttatattcaatcatttttttttttgtattgatGAAAAATATCTAGAAAagtaataaaaataacaatattTTCTAGCTTtagattaaattttaaaataaagagtAAAATGACTAAAGTTTTAGGAAACTAATGCACAAACTACAATTatgaaaaaacaaaaatgaCGACCCTCCTGAAAATTGGTAGCTATGTCATCGCCGCATACTACTGTTACCTAGTATGCAGCTCCCCAAACTTACCATCCTGGATCCGCCCCTGCTTGTAGAGCAGATCATCCTCAATTAAGCTCTACGTCGAAGGTTTTCACACTCATGATGGCCAAGAAATTAGTGAAATCGTGGGTTGGCTAGGCCGGAATAGAAGAAGTTCTGAATTTCATGGCCCGGGTCGTCCTACACTGCCATGGTTGGTTAGACCGAACAAAGAAGTATTTGTTGATCCAACCCTTATGTATAGCTGGGCTTCCCCTAATGGAATTGATGTTCGGACCGGATCGATATGTAAAACCGACCCGGGGCTGTTTTCTTAATTTGGAGGAATTTCAGGAGATTACCTATATATAGGGGAATGTGGAAAAAGCTAAATAAAACACCCAAAGAGAGGATGCAGCAGAAAGAGTTAGAAGAGAGCTGGCTCGGCCACACCTCAAAATACTTACACAAAGACTGTACAATGTCAGGGACGAGAAACCTAAGGCCCGTTTCTATTTGATCTATACTAAACTAAAGAAACTCTCTGGGGTTTGTGTGCCCGGTCCTGACGCTTGGGAATTAGTAAATCATAAGTATCAGGCATGCCCGACCTGACCCTAATGGTCGGGCCCATATCCGGACCAAGGTAGGAAGCCAAGACTTCGTACCATGGGCGACCCTCCCCCTCAATCGGGTCTCATCAGTCCTAAGTTTGTGATACCTCCGCCGTTTAGCCTCCCGAGTCTCAGTAGGGCTCGGGTACGAATCTGACCCTTGAGGGTCAGAGGGTCCAGGAATCTCAGGAGTGGAGGAAGGGACGTCTACATAATATACTACCTCCTTGACCACTCGCTCGTCTGGGGACGACATCCTAATTTAAGTTTGACAAAGGGAGAAGGAAGGACTTACAAAAGGAACGAAGATGACTAGGGAGGCACGGGGAGACAACTAGTGCTCGGGATTAAAAGAGCAAGAGGAGCTAAGGAAATTCCAACACGGGTCGGGAGCTCTTTCCAAAATCCGGCAGAGTGACAACGTAAACtgtaaaaatgaaaaataaatttttacccctatttataggagaaGAGAGTCAATCGTGATCGTTGGATTACAACGCCGATCAATGGCTCAGAGGAGGCCACGCTACCGTACTGCCCGCCTCAAGAGCCGTACCGTCATAAAATCCTACTGTGTTTGGAATCACGGAATTGCATTGAATTTGGTGGGATTTGGAATTGAAAATACCGTTTTAGTGTTTGGCAAAACGGAATTTCAAAACGGGATTGGtatttgatgggatttcatgAGATTTCATTTAACTTACTGAAATCGTTATAAAATTGGtcggatttcatgggatttcacGGAATTTgggtttataaaaataataaaaatattttaataataaatatatatactttggttataaattttaagttttcttaaaaaatttttttacaaaatgtcatttatataaaatttatagcatcaaattccaaaatatattttaacttttttccAAACACCGAAATGGAATTCCAATTCCATATATTtaaaatccaattccaaatccaatttcaattccaaatccaaatccaaatccaattttTTAGGTATCCAAACACAATTGTTCATTATATAGGGTGACGAATCGAAATCTGGACCGTGCAAATTGATAAGCCGATGAGTTCAAATTAGCACAAAAGAAACACACTGATGGCGTATAAAACAGAATGGGGTCGCGCTGATCCTCAATGGCCGGCACAGTTCAAATTTCCAAATAATTAAGTAGAAAATTCAAAACTGaataaaatttcaagaaaatcgTGCTCATCCTGGCAAATTAACAAGAGAAAAGAcgagaattttaaaaaaaaaattacctcTCAGT
Proteins encoded:
- the LOC140880382 gene encoding bifunctional riboflavin kinase/FMN phosphatase-like, which produces MVMSIGWNPYFNNAEKTIEPWLLHDFDEDFYGEELQLAIVGYIRPEALMIIHANFPSLETLMAKIYEDREIAEKALDLPFYLKYKEDTYMKKSLQHSC